In Bradyrhizobium erythrophlei, a single genomic region encodes these proteins:
- a CDS encoding ABC transporter ATP-binding protein, with the protein MPLDRSQDVSRIDVRDLNKTFQLAGAAIEAVRGVSFSVKRGEFVALLGPSGSGKSTVLNMIATLIRPSSGQILIDGAPIVPGKATPNVGYVFQRDTLFPWRTVADNIGYGLQLAGKSDAERKERVAACISQAGLEGFDEAYPSALSGGMRQRAALMRTLVVEPQILLMDEPFGALDTHTKIDMHEVLLRIWEREQQTVLFVTHDLGEALTLADRIILFSARPGRIKDMFEVDFPRPRDAVKVRETPRYAELFQHIWHSLGEEFVKGRER; encoded by the coding sequence ATGCCGCTTGATCGATCGCAGGATGTGAGCCGCATCGACGTCAGGGATTTGAACAAGACGTTTCAGCTCGCAGGAGCCGCGATCGAAGCGGTGCGCGGGGTTTCCTTTAGCGTGAAGCGGGGGGAGTTCGTGGCGCTGCTGGGGCCGTCCGGCTCCGGAAAAAGCACCGTGCTGAACATGATCGCGACCCTGATCAGGCCCTCCAGCGGGCAGATCCTGATCGATGGCGCGCCGATCGTCCCCGGCAAGGCGACGCCCAATGTCGGCTATGTCTTCCAGCGCGACACGCTGTTTCCCTGGCGTACGGTCGCAGACAATATCGGCTATGGCCTGCAACTGGCCGGAAAGAGCGACGCCGAGCGCAAGGAGCGCGTGGCCGCCTGCATCTCGCAGGCCGGACTTGAAGGATTCGATGAAGCCTATCCGTCTGCGCTATCCGGCGGCATGCGCCAGCGTGCCGCACTGATGCGCACGCTCGTGGTCGAGCCGCAGATCCTTCTGATGGACGAGCCGTTCGGTGCACTCGATACCCATACCAAGATCGACATGCACGAGGTGCTGTTGCGCATCTGGGAGCGCGAGCAGCAGACGGTGCTGTTCGTGACCCACGACCTTGGCGAGGCGTTGACGCTCGCCGACCGCATCATCCTGTTCTCGGCGCGTCCGGGCCGCATCAAGGACATGTTCGAGGTCGATTTCCCGCGGCCGCGCGACGCCGTGAAGGTGCGGGAGACGCCGCGTTATGCGGAACTGTTCCAGCACATCTGGCACTCGCTCGGCGAGGAATTCGTCAAGGGGCGCGAGCGATGA
- a CDS encoding ABC transporter permease gives MKPRRHSLSALAWQVGICIVVLSVWQWGYQLRARFPWLVPDLLDPYFISKPSEIFEQFLILSCLKSKLGVFNGWFNGDFAKCMARTENNLWVATAITLKNTFFGFVTGVTSGFAAGLILGRSDRLSAIFQPFITAVNSIPRIALAPIIVLAFGIGDTSKIVTSWIVVVFLVFYNTFEGARSIDEGFINAARLLGASEWQITRTVVIPSTMAWVFASLTPAISFALIGVIVGEFIGAEKGIGRLIIESEARGEASGMMVAVTILMLVGVVLAALIRRLQAYLLRWQQHNRAD, from the coding sequence ATGAAGCCGCGCCGGCATTCGCTCAGCGCGCTGGCGTGGCAGGTCGGAATCTGCATCGTCGTGCTGTCGGTCTGGCAGTGGGGTTACCAGCTCCGCGCCCGCTTTCCCTGGCTCGTGCCCGATCTGCTCGATCCTTATTTCATCTCGAAACCATCGGAGATCTTCGAGCAATTCCTGATCCTGAGCTGCTTGAAATCGAAGCTCGGCGTCTTCAACGGCTGGTTCAACGGCGATTTCGCCAAGTGCATGGCGCGCACCGAGAACAATCTCTGGGTCGCGACCGCGATTACGCTGAAGAACACGTTCTTCGGCTTTGTCACCGGCGTCACGTCGGGATTTGCCGCCGGGCTCATTCTCGGGCGATCGGATCGCCTGAGTGCGATCTTTCAGCCGTTCATTACCGCCGTAAATTCGATTCCGCGCATCGCGCTGGCACCCATCATCGTGCTGGCATTCGGCATCGGCGATACTTCGAAGATCGTGACGTCGTGGATCGTGGTGGTGTTCCTCGTGTTCTACAACACCTTCGAAGGCGCACGCTCGATTGACGAAGGTTTCATCAATGCCGCCCGGCTGCTCGGGGCCAGCGAATGGCAGATCACGCGTACGGTCGTGATCCCTTCGACCATGGCCTGGGTGTTTGCCTCGCTGACGCCTGCGATTTCCTTTGCGTTGATCGGCGTCATCGTCGGCGAATTCATCGGCGCGGAAAAAGGCATCGGCCGGTTGATCATCGAATCCGAGGCGCGCGGCGAGGCCTCGGGCATGATGGTGGCGGTCACCATCCTGATGCTGGTGGGCGTCGTGCTCGCCGCGCTCATACGCCGGTTACAAGCCTATCTTCTGCGCTGGCAGCAGCATAACCGTGCGGATTGA
- the maiA gene encoding maleylacetoacetate isomerase, with amino-acid sequence MSIKVYGFWRSIASFRIRVALKLKALPFEEISIDILQGKQFEPGYDAVNPEHVVPTFIHDGHSLYQSLAIMEYLDDIKPTPRLLPDDVKERAYARSLALMTIADAHPLTVPRVRKHLAGSFGADAHAIEAWVTHWTVEGLAAYERFLERRKPAPFALGKEVGLADICIAGQVVGAQYVKVELDAYPLVKSISDRCFALPEFKSSRPFEQPDYKAAGGKH; translated from the coding sequence ATGAGCATCAAGGTCTACGGGTTCTGGCGGTCGATCGCGTCGTTTCGTATCCGTGTCGCGCTGAAATTGAAGGCGCTGCCGTTCGAGGAAATCTCGATCGACATTCTCCAGGGCAAGCAGTTCGAGCCGGGTTACGATGCCGTGAACCCCGAACACGTGGTGCCGACCTTCATCCATGATGGCCATTCGCTGTACCAGTCGCTCGCGATCATGGAATATCTCGACGACATCAAACCGACGCCGCGGCTATTGCCTGATGACGTCAAGGAGCGGGCCTATGCGCGCTCGCTGGCGTTGATGACGATCGCGGACGCGCACCCGCTCACGGTGCCGCGCGTGCGCAAGCATCTCGCCGGGAGCTTTGGCGCCGACGCTCACGCGATCGAGGCGTGGGTCACGCATTGGACCGTCGAGGGGCTGGCGGCCTATGAACGGTTTCTTGAGCGGCGTAAGCCTGCGCCGTTTGCGCTGGGCAAGGAAGTTGGTCTTGCCGATATCTGCATCGCGGGCCAGGTGGTCGGCGCGCAGTATGTCAAGGTCGAGCTTGATGCGTATCCGCTGGTGAAAAGCATCTCGGACCGCTGCTTTGCGCTGCCGGAATTCAAGAGCTCGCGTCCGTTCGAACAGCCCGACTACAAGGCCGCGGGCGGCAAGCACTAA
- a CDS encoding glutathione S-transferase family protein, with translation MKLYWHPLSGHAHRAQLFLSLIGARFDLVEVDLAKGAHKVPEFLKLNPFGQVPVLDDDGVVVSDSNAILIYVAKKLGKTDWLPEDAKGAAAVQRWLSVAAGQIAFGPAAARLITVFNAPLNADEVIRRAHAILALIEAELAGKSWIVGGAHPTIADVALYSYIARAPEGNVDLSQYPAVLGWLTRVESLPRFTPFKITPAGLQKVA, from the coding sequence ATGAAGCTCTACTGGCATCCGCTGTCCGGCCACGCCCACCGGGCGCAACTTTTCCTCTCGCTGATCGGAGCGAGGTTCGACCTCGTCGAGGTCGATCTTGCCAAAGGCGCGCACAAGGTTCCTGAATTCCTGAAGCTCAATCCCTTCGGGCAGGTGCCGGTGCTGGACGACGACGGCGTCGTCGTCAGCGACTCCAACGCGATCCTGATTTATGTGGCGAAGAAGCTCGGCAAAACCGACTGGCTGCCCGAGGACGCCAAGGGCGCTGCGGCGGTGCAGCGCTGGCTTTCGGTTGCGGCCGGGCAAATCGCCTTCGGCCCTGCGGCTGCGCGCCTCATCACCGTGTTCAACGCGCCGCTCAATGCCGACGAAGTGATCAGGCGCGCGCATGCGATCCTGGCCCTGATCGAGGCCGAACTCGCCGGCAAGAGCTGGATCGTCGGCGGTGCGCACCCGACCATCGCCGACGTGGCGCTCTACAGCTACATTGCGCGCGCGCCGGAGGGCAACGTCGACCTCTCGCAGTATCCGGCCGTGCTCGGCTGGCTCACCCGGGTGGAATCTCTTCCGCGCTTCACGCCCTTCAAGATCACGCCAGCGGGCTTGCAAAAGGTGGCTTGA
- a CDS encoding amidohydrolase family protein, which yields MIDTKNRYGRTAARNHDADGLARRPSSTTIDIHAHIVVPQAAKLAGPHVDLSRVPLAHFADSLTKEINAQQEKDVAEVMTTIDRRLFDLDKMGIDIQVVAPAPPQCYYAVDPKIAEQAHKLANDGVAEYCARRPDRFVGLGVVTLQEPELAVRELDYVMKDLKLKGVEILTNVDGQELSDPKFRPFFARAEQLGAFIMMHPNGFTHGDRLTHFYFNNVLGNPLETTLALHNLIFSGTLARFPDLKLMAVHGGGYLPGYSGRIDHAWGARKDSQGELLLPPTTYLRQVYLDTVVFSYHQLAYLIDVFGPDRIVMGTDYPFDMAEYNPIGHVAGVHGMDETTLAQIAGGNAARVLGLDV from the coding sequence ATGATCGATACCAAGAACCGCTATGGCCGCACCGCCGCCCGCAACCATGATGCGGACGGCCTTGCGCGACGCCCCTCCTCCACCACGATCGACATTCACGCCCATATCGTGGTGCCGCAGGCGGCGAAGCTCGCAGGTCCCCATGTCGATCTTTCCCGCGTGCCGCTCGCGCATTTTGCAGACAGCCTCACCAAGGAAATCAACGCGCAGCAGGAAAAGGACGTCGCCGAGGTCATGACGACCATCGATCGCCGCCTGTTCGATCTCGACAAGATGGGGATCGATATTCAGGTCGTCGCGCCGGCGCCGCCGCAGTGCTACTACGCGGTCGATCCCAAGATCGCTGAGCAAGCACACAAGCTCGCCAACGACGGCGTCGCCGAATATTGCGCGCGCAGGCCCGACCGATTCGTCGGCCTTGGCGTCGTCACCTTGCAGGAACCGGAGCTTGCGGTGCGCGAGCTCGACTATGTGATGAAGGATCTCAAGCTGAAGGGCGTCGAGATCCTGACCAATGTCGACGGCCAGGAATTGTCCGATCCAAAATTCCGTCCCTTCTTCGCCCGGGCCGAACAACTCGGCGCCTTCATCATGATGCATCCGAACGGCTTCACGCATGGCGACCGGCTGACGCACTTCTATTTCAACAACGTGCTCGGCAATCCCTTGGAAACGACGCTCGCGCTTCACAACCTCATCTTCTCAGGGACGCTGGCGCGCTTTCCCGATCTGAAGCTGATGGCGGTGCATGGTGGCGGCTACCTGCCCGGCTATTCCGGCCGTATCGATCACGCCTGGGGCGCGCGCAAGGATTCACAAGGAGAGCTGCTGCTGCCACCGACGACTTACCTGCGCCAGGTCTATCTCGACACCGTCGTCTTCAGCTATCACCAGCTCGCCTATTTGATCGATGTATTTGGTCCCGACCGCATCGTCATGGGCACCGACTATCCCTTCGACATGGCCGAATATAATCCGATCGGGCATGTCGCTGGTGTCCACGGCATGGACGAGACGACGCTGGCCCAGATCGCCGGTGGCAATGCTGCGCGCGTACTCGGGCTCGACGTCTAG
- a CDS encoding NAD(P)-dependent oxidoreductase, translated as MKVGVCGTGRMGGSIAERLLAVGHEVGVWNRDTAKTKPLVDAGAKAFASPAALVEGCDVIIVMLLNDTATDAVYHGVNGLLKAKLSGKLLIDMSTIQPDTMKSVGNAATKAGAAFVECPVGGSKVPAREGKLFGLVGGSDADVARARPLLEQLCRRIEHVGPLGAGATLKLAVNLPLLVYWQALGESLTICKPLNLPAERLIDILSDTAGAPAAMKGRGAIIAKVLGGGPLSETAFGITAAKKDLATAVQFAASLHAELPVAKSALACFEEAEKDGLGEADATTVSVHWTRRKPKT; from the coding sequence ATGAAAGTCGGCGTTTGCGGCACAGGACGAATGGGCGGGTCGATCGCCGAGCGGTTGCTCGCGGTCGGGCACGAGGTCGGGGTGTGGAATCGCGACACCGCGAAGACCAAACCGCTGGTCGATGCCGGCGCGAAAGCCTTCGCCTCCCCGGCTGCGCTTGTCGAAGGCTGCGACGTCATCATCGTCATGCTGCTCAACGATACCGCAACCGACGCTGTCTATCACGGCGTGAACGGGCTGCTGAAGGCAAAACTCAGCGGCAAGCTCTTGATCGATATGAGTACGATCCAACCGGACACGATGAAGTCGGTCGGCAACGCTGCTACCAAAGCGGGCGCGGCCTTTGTCGAGTGCCCGGTTGGCGGCAGCAAGGTGCCGGCCAGGGAAGGCAAGCTGTTTGGTCTCGTCGGCGGCTCCGACGCAGACGTCGCGCGCGCCAGGCCGCTTCTTGAACAACTTTGCCGGCGGATCGAGCATGTCGGGCCGCTTGGCGCCGGCGCAACCCTGAAGCTCGCGGTCAACCTGCCGCTGCTGGTTTATTGGCAGGCGCTCGGCGAATCCCTGACCATCTGCAAGCCGCTCAACCTGCCCGCCGAACGGCTGATCGATATCCTCTCCGATACCGCTGGCGCGCCTGCCGCCATGAAGGGACGCGGCGCGATCATCGCCAAAGTGCTTGGTGGCGGGCCGCTCAGCGAAACCGCCTTCGGCATTACGGCGGCCAAGAAAGATCTCGCCACCGCCGTGCAATTCGCCGCCTCCCTCCATGCCGAACTGCCGGTTGCGAAAAGCGCGCTGGCCTGCTTTGAGGAAGCGGAAAAAGACGGGCTAGGCGAGGCGGATGCCACTACCGTTTCCGTGCACTGGACTCGGCGCAAGCCCAAAACCTGA